The region GAAAACCAATCACCCAATAGGCTACAAAGGTAATGTACATAGGTATTTTTACATCTTGCAAGCCTCTCAAAGCACCCAATACAACTACTTGAATTCCGTCAGAAATTTGAAAAACTGCGGCCACAAATAACAGTTGTGAGGCTATAAAGACAACTTCCTTGGTTTCATTTATATGTACCATATCATTCATATTCACAAATAATTCTGGTAAGTATTGGTGAAAAACCACAAAAATAACAGCAAATACAATTTCAAGAAATATAGCCAATAAAAATATGGATCGCGCCACAAGCTGAAGCTTTACATAATCCATCAAACCCTTTTGGTTCCCTACCCTAATCATAACAGCCACACTCAGTCCCATGGCAAACATGAAAGTTAAGGATGCTAAACTCAACGCAATCTGATTGGCTGCCTGACTTGTTGTTCCCAAAAGCCCCGAAAGCCAAATAGCTCCCGTAAACAAAGCAACTTCAAAGAACATTTGCATAGACGAAGGCAAACCTAAGTTAATGATTTTATTGACCATTTGCTTCTTAATTTCTTTAAAACTGAAATTTTCAAAATAAGGATGAAATTTGGGTTTACTAACTAGGACGTAATGCATATAAATTAACATCACAATACGAGAAACAATCGTACCTATAGCCGCTCCCACAATTCCCATTTTAGGAAAAAACCAAATCCCATAAATCAAGAAATAATTAATGACAACATTAACCAAATTCCCTATAATGGTTGCCCACATTGAATATTTAGTTTCCGACTTCCCGTCAGCAAACTGTTTGTAGGCCTGAAAAATAATAAGAGGAACCAGCGAAAAAGCCACAATATCAAGGTAAGGCTTTGCCATTTCAACCACAATTTCCGGTTGTCCCATAAAAGCGATCAAAGGCTTAAAAAAGAATATAATCAAGAACAAAGTCATTCCTAAGATTGTACATAAAAATAGCCCATGATGAAACACACTGCGTCCTTCTTCTACATCTCCTTTTCCATCGGCTTCAGCAGCCAAAGGTGTAATCGCCGTAGAAAAACCTATACCCAATGACATGGCTATAAAAACAAAACTATTGCCCAAAGAAACTGCAGCCAATTCTGTTGGCCCTAGTTTTCCTACCATAATATTGTCGACAATACCAACAATTGTATGTCCAAGCATCCCCAAAATAATAGGATAGGCTAATCGTAAATTATAAGAAAACTCTTTTGTGTACTGGGATAAATTCACTTTTGCTTTTTTTTTGGCAAAGATAATTAGAAGCATCTGAATGTCCCTGTAATAAATCAATTAATAAATAGTAATCTTTTATGTTTTTTTACAGCCGTTTAAATATTTTGAAACAAAATCAAATAATTCTATAACATTCGTCGT is a window of Flavobacterium acetivorans DNA encoding:
- a CDS encoding MATE family efflux transporter, with amino-acid sequence MNLSQYTKEFSYNLRLAYPIILGMLGHTIVGIVDNIMVGKLGPTELAAVSLGNSFVFIAMSLGIGFSTAITPLAAEADGKGDVEEGRSVFHHGLFLCTILGMTLFLIIFFFKPLIAFMGQPEIVVEMAKPYLDIVAFSLVPLIIFQAYKQFADGKSETKYSMWATIIGNLVNVVINYFLIYGIWFFPKMGIVGAAIGTIVSRIVMLIYMHYVLVSKPKFHPYFENFSFKEIKKQMVNKIINLGLPSSMQMFFEVALFTGAIWLSGLLGTTSQAANQIALSLASLTFMFAMGLSVAVMIRVGNQKGLMDYVKLQLVARSIFLLAIFLEIVFAVIFVVFHQYLPELFVNMNDMVHINETKEVVFIASQLLFVAAVFQISDGIQVVVLGALRGLQDVKIPMYITFVAYWVIGFPISIYLGLYTDLKAVGIWIGLLAGLTAAALFLYIRFARLTRNLILSNENNSINK